DNA from Leptospira mayottensis 200901116:
GAAGGGAACCGAAGTAAACGAGTGAAAAGCACAAGTAAAGTAACCAGATGAATATTCCTAAAAAAGAATATTTTAAAAATTGAATTCTTTGATCCTTGAAAATTTTCCCCAAAAGAACGCACAGGGGCACTGCCAAAAACAGAATCAGGTCTAAGCGGGTCAAAAGCAAGAGTCCGGCCAAAAAACCGATTTCGAAGGAATCGGCTGCTGTGTTTTCTGGTTTCCCGTTTAAATACAACGAATAGAACTTAATCTCGAAAAAAAGAAGAAGCAGAAATGAAAGAGGGTTTTCTAGACCTGAAGTATTATAATCTATGAATATTCTAGAAGAAAAAAACGTTGACAAAGAAATAAAGATCAATCCGAGACCGTATCGAAATTTCAAGAGAGTGAAACAGTAAACGGATAAAAAAAGGATTCCGCAGGCATAAGATAGAATATAAACCGAAGCCGAAATATCTTGAACGATCCATTGGGTCGGGATCAACAAAAAAAGCCAAAGCGGATGAGTATAGACCTGAACCCTTTCCCAAGGATTCCATCGAAGACCAAATCCGTTCAGAAAGTTGTCCACGACTCGAAACGTGATGAACGAATCATCGCTCAACCAGGCGCTATGATAAAAAAGAACCGTATAGAGAAGAAATAAAAAAAAGAGAACGATTCTACTGGAAATTTTTTTGGGAAGGACGACTTCCGGAAGATCCATCGTTCTAAGAGTGTCGTTTACGAAGTTCTTCTACGATATCCTGCAGAGAAAGTTCTTGTTCTACGAGCAACACTTGTAAATGAAAAAGTAGATCAGCCACTTCGTGGGCAAGTTCCTTTTTATCAGAATTTTTTGCGGCGATGATTACCTCTCCGGCTTCTTCTCCTATTTTTTTGAGAATTCGATCCACTCCGCCCCGGAACAAATCCGCGGTATAAGATTTATCGGGAAGGTCCTGCTTTCTTTTTTTTAGAATGTTTTCCAACTGTAATAAAAATTCCATGAGTTTCCTTTACAAAATCTGCCTCTAATTTTCCCGGACTCCGATTCTCCGACAACCGTATTTTTTGAGTTCTTCCGAAAGAAAACGCTGGCTAAAGAATTTACAAAAGAATCTTATGATTGGAGGTGAAAAATTTACTAGAACTTTACATCTCCGATAAGTCACTCAAACGTGAGAGTCCCTCACAAGAGAGTGACTTTTACTTGTAAATGTATAATTTTATGATAAAGAAAAACCTCTCGAATCTTCCCACCCCTCCACCCAAAATGAGAATTAGGCCGAATTATCACAAGGGACTGTCGTATTTCCGACAGGATTTATTTTCAAATTCAAGTAATTTATGGGTAAAGTTGAAGTTGCGGCTTTTTAAACGCAACGTAACGTTTTCTCTTGAGAGTGCCGGATTTTTATCTTTTCCAATTTCCGTTTTGTTTTGTATAATTTTTTGTTTGCCAATTTCGGCTGAAATTCAATGGGAAAAATCAGTCAAGACCGCTTTTGAAAAAGCAAAGACTAATGGAAAACCGATTTTTATCGATGTCTATGCGGATTGGTGTGGTTACTGCAAGACTTTGAAGAATGAGATCTATCCTAAAAAAGAAGTTCAATTAGAACTTTCTAAGTTTGTTACGCTTTCTTTAGACGGTGATACCTTTCCGAATTTAAAACGCAAATACGGAATCAAAGGCTATCCCTCGATTCTTTTCTTGGATCAGAATGGAAGTCTCATCGATAAAATTACCGGGATGCCGGATTCCAAAATGATTCTTAAATATTTGAAAAACGCATACGCTCGCAAAAATTTAGAGAAAGAATATCTCGAAAAATTAGCTAAAGATCCAAACGGGATCAAGACCAACTTTCAAATGGGAGTATATTATTTCGAAGCGAAAGAATATACAAAGGCCGTTCAATTTTTTCAGAAAGTAATTGACGCAGACGATACAAGAAATACGGATAAAAAACACGATGCACTATTTAATTTGGGAATTTCTTATTTAGAAGTCGGGAACTTTAAGTTTGCAATTGCCACTTTCAATTCGTATATTTCCAGATATCCAAACGGGGATCTATCTTCGGTCCTTTTCTTTCGAGCAAACGCATACGAAGAATTGAATCGAAAAGAAGAAGCAAAGGCCGATTACAAAAAGGTTTTAGAACTGACAACCGACCCAGAAGAAAAAAGAGACCTTCAATTTAAGATCGATTCTTTGAATTAGAATAGTTTAATATTATAATTCAATTGTCCTAAGCTTGTGTTGATTTATAAGTCAATCTTCAAACCTTAGGAAGTGGAAGCTTGAATCGCGAAAATGATCGTTCGAAAGCCCATAAAACCAACCAATGGGACGTAGTCTGTGGGATTCCTGTGTTTTGTTAGATGCTTGTTTGAATGATTGAAACCGATTTTATATAAAAAATTTTTAGAATGTGTCTTAATCCTTTAAAAAAGCAAGGCCCCAGTCTCTTACATTACCGGCTCCTAGAGTGATAAGTTTATCTCCGGGTTTCAGAGATTTTTTCAATGCGAAAATTCCATCGGAAATTTCTTTGGGGAGAATTTTTGCAGGAACTTTCATAGAATCCAAAATGAGTTCGGTTCCCACACCCTCGATAGGATCTTCTCCTGCGGGGTAGATTGGTAAAAGATACACCGATTCTCCGGTATCCAGACTTTCGGCAAATTCCTTATAAAGATTTTGCGTCCGAGTATATCGATGGGGTTGAAAAAGAATGATCGCCCTTCCGTTTTTTTTCAAACCTTCCATGGACTGAATCACAGCCTTGATTTCTGTGGGATGATGTCCGTAGTCGTCGTAGACCTCGATTCCGTTTTTGCTGCCTAGATATTCGAGTCTTCTGCTAACACCGGAGTATTCCGAAATTTGAGAGACGAGTTCCACAATGGGTACACCCGTCTCGGAGCAGGCCAGGATTGCAGCCAAAGCGTTTTTTAAATAGTGTTCGCCCGGATACTTAAGAGAAAATGAATATTCTTTTTCTTGAAATCGAAAACTAAGGCTGCCGGACTCAATCGTATAATATATGATTTTAGAAGAATCGATACCCGATAAAACTTCGTTTTTCGTATTGTTTTGAATGCCAAACGTTTTAATTCTCGGGACTTTCTCTTTTGGATATTCTGAAGTATCTTTTTCCCTAGTCCGTAACGTTTCGTTATCTAAGTTAGATGGAAATTCTCTGTTTTCTGCAATATTTGAGTCTCCTGTACTAATTCCTTCAATATCTGAGTTTTGCGAAAAATCCTTTGCAATCTCGTCGGAAACAAAAACTTTAGAAAAGCATAATATTTTAGAATGGTCTTGGATCAATGCAAGAGAGTCGCGGATTCCGACGTCATCTAAATTCAAGATCAATTTCCGGGAGGTACGTTCCATGTAACGTGCAAAAGCGTTTAGGAGATTCTCCCGAGTCTGATAATGATCCAAATGATCTTCGTCTACATTGGTAAGAATCCGAATCTCCGCATTATGATTGTTGAATGTTCCATCTGACTCGTCCGATTCAAATATCCCCCATTCTCCCTCTCCCCAGGAACCGCCTTTCCCACCCAAAAACGCGACTTCTCCTCCAACCATTATAGACGGTGACATCCCGCATTTTTCCAGCAGGAATGCGGTCATAGCGCTCGTCGTCGTTTTACCGTGAGAACCCGCGACGGAAATTTGTTTTTTCTCCGACATGACCTGGTGAAGTAATTCCGACCGATGCACTAAAGGAATTCCACTGTCTTTGAATTTTTTCACCAAAGGATGGGAATCCAATCGGATCGCGGAAGAATAAACCGCAAGATCGTAATTTTCTGTTTCTAAAACATCGGATTTATGTAGTACGGTTGCACCATTTAAAACCAGTTTTTCCACAATCGCCGAATGTTTTCCGTCGTAACCTCCGACTTTAAGCCCCTTACTCAAAAGTAAAAATGCGAGAGAGGACATACCGGAACCGCCGATTCCTAGAAAGAACGGTTTTTGAAAGGACAATCTGTTTGAATTCATCGTCAATCGAGAGAGAAAAAATATTTTACCGTGTCTTTGGAAGCGTCCACATGGGAGCACTGAAGGGAACTGATAGACATGTCGTTTAACAAATTGACGTTATTTATCATTCGATCCAATATTCTAAAAAGATGGGATTCGTCCTCGTCCTTTTGATCGATTACGATCGCAGCCCCGTTGAGTTCGAAGTATTTTGCGTTTGCCATCTGGTGATCGTCTTTCGCGTACGGATAAGGAATCAAAATCATAGGTAACGCAAACGCCGCGCATTCGGAAAGGACTCCCGAGCCCGCACGAGCAATCACAAAGTTCGCCCATTCGTAGTGTTCCTTCATGTTATCGGAATAAGAAATGAGTTCGGCATCCTTCTTTGTCTTTTTGGAAACTTCTTCGTATAACGCGGAACCGGTTAATACTCGAAATCGAAACTGGGTGTTGATTTTCTCGTGCCCCATCAACGCAACGACAATATTGTTGATCTGTCTCGCTCCTTGACTTCCGCCCATCACGAGCACGTTGAATTGTGTTTTCTTTTTGGTGTCGTATTTTTCGGAGAACTTTAAAGACATTTTAGGAAGCGTTTTTTTTCTGAGCGGATTTCCAAGAACTTGATAATTACAGGGAATCGCGGCGTTTTTCGGCGGAAAACTAAAGGCGGCCTTGCTCGCAAATCGAAAGAACAATCGACTCACGTTTCCGGGCACGGTGTTTTGTTCACAGAGATAGATTTTCTTTTTAAAAAAGATTCCGTAAAGTATAGAAGATACGGTGGAATAACCTCCCATTCCGATTATTACATCTATATTCAATTTTCTGAATAAAAGAAACGTTTTTAGAGTCTGAATTGTATAACGAAAAGGAAATAGAAAAATATTACTCGAAAGCGGTGGAAGGTTATGCCACAGAACCGGACAAGGAGCTTGTTCTAAATCCGGATTGTTTCGATTGCGGATTAAGGAATATAAATATAAGTTTTCGTATCCGATCTTTTCTTTCAAGTCGGTTAATACTTCCGCCAGAGCCACCCCTGGTGAAATATGTCCCCCGGTTCCGCCAGCCACGATTACGATCGATTTCATAATCCCAGGTTTTCCTTTCGCGTAATATTGACAAGAATTCCAAGAGAAATCAGTACGATGAGAATTGACGATCCTCCGTAACTCACGAACGGCAAACTGATCCCCGTAATCGGAAAAATTCCCGTAACGACGAACATATTGATGATAAACTGAGTGCCTAAGATAATCAGAATTCCCGCTCCTAAGTAAAATCCAAACGGATCTTTGACTTTTTGGACGAGATAAAAACTTCGGAATAACAAAAGAAGGATCAGAAAAATAAAAGTCAAAAACCCGAAAAAACCGAAATCTTCGACAAACGTCGCGAGTACGAAGTCGGTATGACTGTATGTTAAATATCTGTGTGCGTAACCGGACGCTAATTTATTTCCAAACCAGCCCCCATCTAAAAAAGCGCGGAACGATGTTACGAGCTGGTGCCCCTCGTCGAAACGATAACGATACGGATCGAGCCAGACTTCTACTCTCTTCTTTCGATAGCCGACACGATCGATTAAAATGTAGATCAGGGGAAGAGAAACAATCCCCATGGCGAGTAGGTTTCTAAACGGAACTCCGAATAAAAAAATAAAACCCAAAATTACAAATAGGATTTCGAGAGTGGTTCCAAAAGCAGGCTCGATTAGGATCAAAACAATTACCGTCAAAAGAAATAGGGCGGGAATTAGAAGTTTTTTGTAATCGGGGGTAGATTCTAACTTCAACTTTTGAAACAGGGAAGAGAGATAAACGAGAACCGCAACTTTTGCGACCTCCGAAGGTTGTAATTGATACGGGCCGATCGCGATCCATCTGTGGAAATTTCTTCCATAGTAAGTAGAAACGGATTTTCCAACTCCGGGTATAAACACCAAAATCAAAAGACCGATCGCGGCGATCATACCTACCAGAGCGAGTTTTTCAAGTTTTTGATAAGGAAAAACGGAAAAGAAAAAGAAGAAAACTAAGCCGATGCAGATCCAGATAGCCTGTTTTTTTAAAAAATATTCCGAATCTTTAAACTCTCTCCAAGCGGAGATGCTCGAAGAAGAATACATAACGCAAAGTCCAGAAAAAAGAAGAATAAAGATCGTTACAATCAGAAGAATGTCCAGAGAATTCTTTCCTGGAAGCCAGATCTCTTTCCATTTTCTTGCGATAAACTCGATCATTGAATTTTCAAAGTCGAAAGCGAAATGATGGCGAGAATAACCGCTATAATCCAAAAACGGATCACAATCTTGGTTTCTTTCAATCCCCCTAACTCAAAGTGATGGTGCAAAGGTGCCATCTTAAAAATTCTTTTTCCGGTCAGTTTAAACGAACCGACTTGAAGGATCACGGAAAGAGCCTCGCTGACAAAAATCGCTCCCAAAATCAAAAGAAGAATTTCTTTTTTCAAAAGAATCACGATCATCCCGAGTGTTGCGCCTAAAAATAGGGAACCTGTATCACCCATAAACACTTGGGCTGGATGTGCGTTGAACCAAAGAAAACCGAAAAGCGCTCCTGCAAGAGCAGAAAGAAACACAGAATATTCGTGCGCACCGGGAAGATACGGAATGTTTAAGTAGTTTGCTGCGATAGGGGTACCAGAAACGTATGCGATAATTCCTAACGTTACAACCGAGATCGCAACGGTTCCCGTTGCAAGTCCGTCGAGTCCGTCTGTTAAATTTACGGCGTGGGAGGAAGCAATAATTACAAGAATCGAAAAGGGGATTGCAAGCACGCCTAACGCGATTACCGGACCTTTGATGAATGGGAAAAATAGATCCGTAATCTGAAACGGAATTTTACCGGAATGACTAGCCGGAATCACACCGGTATAATAAAAAAATAATATACAAAAAACTAAGGAAATCAGAATCGATAAAAGGAACTTGGTTCTCGCTCTCATTCCTCCCTTGATTTTTTTTACGGATTTCATGTAATCGTCCGCAAAACCGAGTGCAGAAAAACAAAGTGCAAACACGGATAATATAATTACATTCGAATTTTTTAAATTACCCCAAAGTAAAACGGAGAGAAGCAGAGAGCCGATAATCAGGAGTCCTCCCATGGTTGGGGTTCCTTTTTTTGATTCGTGAGACTTGGGACCGTCGTCTCGAACTGATTCTCGGAACTTGAGCCCGTACAAAAAGTCAATCACTTTATGTCCAAGCCAAAATGTAACGAACATAGAGGTCAAACCCGCCATCAAAGCGCGAAATGTAACGTAGCTGAAAATTCGAAGGGAATCGAGATGATTGAAGTAAAGATCGTAGAGATAATAAAACATTTTTGTCTGTCCTGCTTTCAAGAAAACGAAGTATTCTTTTTTTGTATCGGAAAATTTCTAAAAAAGACCGAAAGCTTTTCGAACTTCTTCCACATCGCTGAAATGACGTTTTTCTTTTCCGATGATCTGATATTCTTCATGTCCTTTTCCGGCCACAAGCAAACAGCCTCCTTCTGGTAAAACAGCCACTCCTTCCGAGATCGCTCGTGCCCGATCAACTTCCCGCAAAAGTGGAATAAATCCGGGAGAAAACCCGGATTGGATCTCGTCCAAAATGATTTCTGGTTTTTCTGTCCTCGGGTTATCCGAGGTTAGTATCACTTGATCGGAAAGTTCCTCCGCGATACGCGCCATCTTAGGACGTTTGGTTCTGTCCCGATCACCTCCGCATCCGAATAGAGTAATCAAACGTTTCGGCCTGGAATTCCTCACACTTCGAATTATATTTTCGAGAGCGTCCGGAGTGTGGGCGTAATCTACGACGGCCATTCGAGAGCGATCTTTGCTGTAAACGATCTGAAATCTACCCGGAATTTGGGGAATTTCTTTCAAAGAAGAAAGCATCCTTGTTTGGTCCAAACCGAGATCGAGTCCTGTTAAAAACGCAAGCGCAGTGTTTCGAACATTAAACGAACCGAGAAGATTAGTAGAAATTGTTTGTCTACGGTTTCCCGACAAACTTAAAACGTAAGAAGTCCCTTGTAAGGTAAGGGAAAGATCGCTTACTTTACATTCATCTATAATACCGTCTAACGCTTTTACCGGTAAATTCGGAAAGTTATTTCTGATTTTCTGATAGAGTTTGCTTCCTCCGGGGGATGCGTAATCCAAAACCGCAAAGGGGGATTTTGAAAAATCTAAGATTTTAAAAAGACGGAATTTACTTTCAAAGTAATCTTCCATATCGGAATGAAAGTCTAAGTGATCCTGAGTCAAATTGGTAAATATTCCTGCCTTCAAAGAGATTCCGCCGATTCTCCCGAGTTTAAGACCGTGGGAACTCGCTTCCATAAATACGGTCGTTACCCCTTCGTCTTTCATCTGCTTGAGAATGAGATTGAGGGAGGAAGCGTCTGGAGTTGTATAACCCGTATCGATCAATCTATCTCCGAATTTAACGCCGATCGTTCCGATCAATCCGCAGATTTTTCCCTGATCTTTTGCTAATGCGAATAGGATATTTGTAAGGGAAGTTTTACCGTTTGTGCCGGTTACCGCTACGATTTCCAAAGCTTTCGAAGGATGACCGAGTAAAAAAGAAGCGATTTTGCCTTGAAGTTGCTCCGGATCCTCTTCGCATTCCAAAACGATTTTAGAAGAATCGATGGAGACGTCCGAACCGCGACGTAGTAAGATTACGGAAGCTTTAGTGTTGGAGATAAATTCTTCCTTTTTCGTACCGATTGATTCCGGAACGCAGAAGATGTCCTCTAGATTCGTTTTTCTGGAATCTGATTGGATGTATTCAATTAGAACCGAATCCGGATTTTTTCCGGAAGGAAGCGATTTAAGTTCCGGAAATTCATGGAGAAGATTGGTTAACTTCGTTTTCATCTTCGTTTTTCTCGGGAGGTAAGTTCAAAGTGATGATTCTATCTCCCACCGTGATGGGAAGATAGTTATATGTTTTTCTATAAAGAGTTTCGATTCTTCTCGCAGAAGTATAGGTGGCGACTCCGATTTTAAGATCGTCGTTTTTTTTGATCTGTTTGATTTTTTCTCCCGTTGCGATTCCGATTTCTCGGTTGAGTCTCGCGACTTGAACGTTCTGCCAAACGTAAAGAAAAAATAAACTTAAAGGAAGGATCACTTTACCTAAACTCAAAAATAGAGTTCCAAGGTCCTTCCAAACGAAACGGTTGAAAAACGTGGAAAACGACGACATTTATTCTTCTTCCTCGGAATTTTCCTTTTTATATTTTTTATCGGTCGATTTCGTTTTTCTAAGAACTCTCAATTTTGCGGAACGGGAAGCCGGGTTCTCCTTAGTTTCCTCTTCGGAAGGGAGAATTGGTTTTTTGGTAAGAAGTTCGAATCCGTTTTGTTTCGCGTAATCTCGAAGAGAATTTTTGACGATCCTGTCTTCCAAAGAATGAAAGGAAATTACTTGAATTACACCTTCCGGGCGCAGAAGATTCAAGAGGGAATCCAGTCCCTTTTCGATATGATTCAACTCTTGATTGACTTCGATTCGGAGCGCTTGAAAGATCCGAGTTGCAGGATGTCTTCCCGGAGGCCAAAATTTACGTGGGATGATTTTGGAAACAAGATTTGCAAGTTCGGAAGTGTAGGAAATCGAATTTTGTTTTCTTCTTTCAACGATGACTTCCGCGATCTTCTTGGACCAACGTTCTTCTCCGTACGTATAAAAGATATGCATCAACTTGTCTTTGGAATACGTGTTAATTACATCCTCCGCGTTTAAACCTTCGTTCGGAGTCAGTCTCATGTCTAGGGGCTCGGCTTCTCTGAAGCTGAAACCTCTTCCGGAATGAAAAAGATGAAACGTTGAAATTCCTAAATCCAAAAGAATTCCTTGCGGAGAATCACTGATGCCGTGTAAGCTTAAAAGATTCGAGTCGATCTCGGAAAAGTTCGTTTGAATCGAAACCACCCTTTCTTTGAAGTCAACGAGTCTTGCAAGAGCCCTCGATAACATCACCGGATCTCTGTCGCAAAGTATAACTTTGGAATTTGGAAATCCTTTTAAGAATAAAAGGCTGTGCCCGCCTTCTCCTGCGGTTCCGTCCAAGAATAAAACAGGATCTTCTTTATGGAAATTCTCCGCAAAAATTTGAAGGATATCATTTCCCTGAACTGAATAATGAACCGGTTCCAATCTGCTTCCATTCTTTTCTAAAGTATTGGTCCTGCAAGGAGATTCTATTTTGACACAAAGGAACGAGAAATTATTCTAGGGCCGATGGAAGAATCGAATTCTACACAATGGGACGCGCCCAGGAAAAATCTTTTTTCAATTCATAAACTGGACTATGTAAGGGGAAAAAGACCCGATGTGGATTGTATCCTTTGTGGAATTTGCAGGAAGGATCCTGAAGTTCCCAGTCTTATTGTTGCTGAGACAGATCTAACAATCGTGTCGGTAAATCTTTATCCTTATAATCCGGGACATTTGATCGTTTTTCCTAAGCGTCATATTCTTGCGTACGAAGAACTTATTCGGGAAGAAGTGATGGAGATTCACGATGGAACTGTAAAGGCGATTTCGATTCTAAAAAATCTTTGGAACGTTCAGGGATTTAACTTGGGTTATAATCTCGGTAAAAATGCGGGCGGTTCCATTCCACATATTCACGAACATATTGTTCCCCGGTTTCCGAACGAAGCCGGATTCTTGGACGTATTAGCAAATTCAAGAATTGTAATTTACGAACCTTACGAAATGCACAAGGAATGGGTTCGGGTTTGGAAAGAGTTTTCCTGATTTTTTACACTTTGGAATCGATAAAAACGGTAAATGTTTCCGCTCGAATTCATGTTTTCGACGAGTTTTCTGTAAATCCGAACAACTTAAGTCTGTCTCAAAAATATTGTGAACTTGTCCCAAAACCTCGATAGAAATATTAATCGCGAATTTTTCACAAAGCTAAGGAATTCCCGCAAAATTATATTCTTTTGGCAGTTTGTTGGTTTTCGAATGGGCTTTATTTTAGTTAAACTCCCGTAGGAGTTCCTACATTCTGAGGTTTTGGGGCAAGTTCTGTATTTTTGCTTAAAATGCCAGTTTCAATCATTCTAAGGTATTTTTGAAATAATTTCTTGGTTAGATCACCGGTTTTTTCTGATAAATCGTATGTCCCAAAAACTTATAACTATCTGAAATTCCGAACAAAGTTTCTGAGTGACCGATTACGAGAAGTCCTCGATCTTTTAAAACGACTTCAAAATTTTCAAATATTTTTTTCTGGGTCTGTTTGTCGAAGTAAATGATTACGTTCCTACAGAATACGCAGTCCATCTTTTCCGGAATTGGATACGGAGTTTCCAGGAGGTTGACTTTTCTAAAATCGATCAGGTCTTTGAGTTGTTGTTTGGCTTGATATGATAATTCTCCTCTTTCCGGATCTCTAAGTTTGGTGAAGTATTTATTTTTGAGTTTATCGTCCACGGGTAAAAGTCGATCCTCTTTATAAATTCCTTCCTTTGCGGTATTGATTACGTTGGTATCAATGTCGGATGCGTAAATCTTGATATCCCATCCGGATT
Protein-coding regions in this window:
- a CDS encoding UDP-N-acetylmuramate--L-alanine ligase encodes the protein MNSNRLSFQKPFFLGIGGSGMSSLAFLLLSKGLKVGGYDGKHSAIVEKLVLNGATVLHKSDVLETENYDLAVYSSAIRLDSHPLVKKFKDSGIPLVHRSELLHQVMSEKKQISVAGSHGKTTTSAMTAFLLEKCGMSPSIMVGGEVAFLGGKGGSWGEGEWGIFESDESDGTFNNHNAEIRILTNVDEDHLDHYQTRENLLNAFARYMERTSRKLILNLDDVGIRDSLALIQDHSKILCFSKVFVSDEIAKDFSQNSDIEGISTGDSNIAENREFPSNLDNETLRTREKDTSEYPKEKVPRIKTFGIQNNTKNEVLSGIDSSKIIYYTIESGSLSFRFQEKEYSFSLKYPGEHYLKNALAAILACSETGVPIVELVSQISEYSGVSRRLEYLGSKNGIEVYDDYGHHPTEIKAVIQSMEGLKKNGRAIILFQPHRYTRTQNLYKEFAESLDTGESVYLLPIYPAGEDPIEGVGTELILDSMKVPAKILPKEISDGIFALKKSLKPGDKLITLGAGNVRDWGLAFLKD
- a CDS encoding CheR family methyltransferase, with protein sequence MTESQFGIITISDEEFQFVKSLMYKETGIFLADHKKIMVQSRLNGRAKHFGLKSVSEYIGRLRADHGFFNSELTELINRITTNKTDFFRENHHFEFLKDTFFPSLEEKAAKNGKKILRIWSSACSTGEEPYTLAITCLEYFAYKSGWDIKIYASDIDTNVINTAKEGIYKEDRLLPVDDKLKNKYFTKLRDPERGELSYQAKQQLKDLIDFRKVNLLETPYPIPEKMDCVFCRNVIIYFDKQTQKKIFENFEVVLKDRGLLVIGHSETLFGISDSYKFLGHTIYQKKPVI
- a CDS encoding FtsW/RodA/SpoVE family cell cycle protein: MIEFIARKWKEIWLPGKNSLDILLIVTIFILLFSGLCVMYSSSSISAWREFKDSEYFLKKQAIWICIGLVFFFFFSVFPYQKLEKLALVGMIAAIGLLILVFIPGVGKSVSTYYGRNFHRWIAIGPYQLQPSEVAKVAVLVYLSSLFQKLKLESTPDYKKLLIPALFLLTVIVLILIEPAFGTTLEILFVILGFIFLFGVPFRNLLAMGIVSLPLIYILIDRVGYRKKRVEVWLDPYRYRFDEGHQLVTSFRAFLDGGWFGNKLASGYAHRYLTYSHTDFVLATFVEDFGFFGFLTFIFLILLLLFRSFYLVQKVKDPFGFYLGAGILIILGTQFIINMFVVTGIFPITGISLPFVSYGGSSILIVLISLGILVNITRKENLGL
- a CDS encoding UDP-N-acetylglucosamine--N-acetylmuramyl-(pentapeptide) pyrophosphoryl-undecaprenol N-acetylglucosamine transferase, with the translated sequence MKSIVIVAGGTGGHISPGVALAEVLTDLKEKIGYENLYLYSLIRNRNNPDLEQAPCPVLWHNLPPLSSNIFLFPFRYTIQTLKTFLLFRKLNIDVIIGMGGYSTVSSILYGIFFKKKIYLCEQNTVPGNVSRLFFRFASKAAFSFPPKNAAIPCNYQVLGNPLRKKTLPKMSLKFSEKYDTKKKTQFNVLVMGGSQGARQINNIVVALMGHEKINTQFRFRVLTGSALYEEVSKKTKKDAELISYSDNMKEHYEWANFVIARAGSGVLSECAAFALPMILIPYPYAKDDHQMANAKYFELNGAAIVIDQKDEDESHLFRILDRMINNVNLLNDMSISSLQCSHVDASKDTVKYFFSLD
- the hisE gene encoding phosphoribosyl-ATP diphosphatase codes for the protein MEFLLQLENILKKRKQDLPDKSYTADLFRGGVDRILKKIGEEAGEVIIAAKNSDKKELAHEVADLLFHLQVLLVEQELSLQDIVEELRKRHS
- the rsmH gene encoding 16S rRNA (cytosine(1402)-N(4))-methyltransferase RsmH — encoded protein: MEPVHYSVQGNDILQIFAENFHKEDPVLFLDGTAGEGGHSLLFLKGFPNSKVILCDRDPVMLSRALARLVDFKERVVSIQTNFSEIDSNLLSLHGISDSPQGILLDLGISTFHLFHSGRGFSFREAEPLDMRLTPNEGLNAEDVINTYSKDKLMHIFYTYGEERWSKKIAEVIVERRKQNSISYTSELANLVSKIIPRKFWPPGRHPATRIFQALRIEVNQELNHIEKGLDSLLNLLRPEGVIQVISFHSLEDRIVKNSLRDYAKQNGFELLTKKPILPSEEETKENPASRSAKLRVLRKTKSTDKKYKKENSEEEE
- a CDS encoding UDP-N-acetylmuramoyl-L-alanyl-D-glutamate--2,6-diaminopimelate ligase; the encoded protein is MKTKLTNLLHEFPELKSLPSGKNPDSVLIEYIQSDSRKTNLEDIFCVPESIGTKKEEFISNTKASVILLRRGSDVSIDSSKIVLECEEDPEQLQGKIASFLLGHPSKALEIVAVTGTNGKTSLTNILFALAKDQGKICGLIGTIGVKFGDRLIDTGYTTPDASSLNLILKQMKDEGVTTVFMEASSHGLKLGRIGGISLKAGIFTNLTQDHLDFHSDMEDYFESKFRLFKILDFSKSPFAVLDYASPGGSKLYQKIRNNFPNLPVKALDGIIDECKVSDLSLTLQGTSYVLSLSGNRRQTISTNLLGSFNVRNTALAFLTGLDLGLDQTRMLSSLKEIPQIPGRFQIVYSKDRSRMAVVDYAHTPDALENIIRSVRNSRPKRLITLFGCGGDRDRTKRPKMARIAEELSDQVILTSDNPRTEKPEIILDEIQSGFSPGFIPLLREVDRARAISEGVAVLPEGGCLLVAGKGHEEYQIIGKEKRHFSDVEEVRKAFGLF
- a CDS encoding HIT family protein produces the protein MEESNSTQWDAPRKNLFSIHKLDYVRGKRPDVDCILCGICRKDPEVPSLIVAETDLTIVSVNLYPYNPGHLIVFPKRHILAYEELIREEVMEIHDGTVKAISILKNLWNVQGFNLGYNLGKNAGGSIPHIHEHIVPRFPNEAGFLDVLANSRIVIYEPYEMHKEWVRVWKEFS
- the mraY gene encoding phospho-N-acetylmuramoyl-pentapeptide-transferase; translation: MFYYLYDLYFNHLDSLRIFSYVTFRALMAGLTSMFVTFWLGHKVIDFLYGLKFRESVRDDGPKSHESKKGTPTMGGLLIIGSLLLSVLLWGNLKNSNVIILSVFALCFSALGFADDYMKSVKKIKGGMRARTKFLLSILISLVFCILFFYYTGVIPASHSGKIPFQITDLFFPFIKGPVIALGVLAIPFSILVIIASSHAVNLTDGLDGLATGTVAISVVTLGIIAYVSGTPIAANYLNIPYLPGAHEYSVFLSALAGALFGFLWFNAHPAQVFMGDTGSLFLGATLGMIVILLKKEILLLILGAIFVSEALSVILQVGSFKLTGKRIFKMAPLHHHFELGGLKETKIVIRFWIIAVILAIISLSTLKIQ
- a CDS encoding tetratricopeptide repeat protein, which codes for MRIRPNYHKGLSYFRQDLFSNSSNLWVKLKLRLFKRNVTFSLESAGFLSFPISVLFCIIFCLPISAEIQWEKSVKTAFEKAKTNGKPIFIDVYADWCGYCKTLKNEIYPKKEVQLELSKFVTLSLDGDTFPNLKRKYGIKGYPSILFLDQNGSLIDKITGMPDSKMILKYLKNAYARKNLEKEYLEKLAKDPNGIKTNFQMGVYYFEAKEYTKAVQFFQKVIDADDTRNTDKKHDALFNLGISYLEVGNFKFAIATFNSYISRYPNGDLSSVLFFRANAYEELNRKEEAKADYKKVLELTTDPEEKRDLQFKIDSLN